The sequence below is a genomic window from Desulfobulbaceae bacterium.
GCCGGTCATTACGCATATTAATCTCTTCCAGTACGACCTTCTTTTCCCTTTCCAGCTCATCACTATCAAAGACAGAGTTCAGCACCGCGTCAGTAAGCACCTCCAGCGTCGGCTCCCAAAAACGGGCTGACAAAGTGGCGTGATATACCGTGTATTCATAGGAGGTGTAGGCGTTTATCTGCCCGCCCCTTTCTTCAATTTCTGCGGCTATTTGACCCGCACCACGACTTTTTGTGCCCTTAAAAATCATGTGTTCTATGAGGTGGGTTATCCCGCCCTCTGTGGGCCCCTCATAAATACTGCCTGCCTTTACCCATATTTGCACCGTTACAGCCTTTACACCAGGAACCTCTTTTACAAGGACTGTCATGCCATTCTCGAGCTTTTCCTTAAACAAGTGGGGCTTTAAGAAGCCCGCCTGAGCAATTTGTGCTGCCATAGTAATCACGTAAAAAGTTATAAATATTAATGAGAGATATCGTGCTGTTTTTTTCATTGCCGTTTCCTTGAAACCGTTAACTCTACCAAATAAACAAAATAAAACCAGTCGTAATCAACTTCATAACTATTCAGGTGGCGCCACCCAAAGAGCGAAAACCACTAAAAAGTTACTCAACTTCTTTGATTCTGCGTGATAGACTTTCCCTTTCTCAGGGCCATAATAAAAAGACCACTCAATATCATAAGACTGCTCAACAGCTGCCCCATGGTGATGTGGTCAAACAAAAAACCAATCTGTACGTCAGGTTGCCTGAACAGTTCGACAAACGAGCGGAAAACACCATAAAAAACTAAAAAGAGTGCCACCATATATCCGGAAGGAAACTTTCTGTCTTTTGCAATCCACAACAGACCAAACAAGACAACACCTTCAAGAAGAGCTTCATATAATTGAGAGGGATGACGCGGCAAAGGCCCGCCACCTGGAAAAATCATGCCCCAGGGAACTTCTGTTACTCTTCCAAAAAGTTCAGCGTTAATAAAATTTCCAATCCGCCCAAAACCCAGACCAATAGGTATAGTTACAATATAAACATCCGCTGAAGACCAAAAATTCAGCTTGTTTTTCCAGCAAAAAACAATCCCCCCAAGAACCGTTCCAAGAAAAGCGCCATGAAAGGACATACCGCCCTGCCAGGTTGCCAGAATCTCGGAAGGATGACTGATGTAATAGCTGAAATTATAAAAAAAAACATAGCCTAACCGACCACCAACGATCAGACTAACGATAAGCATAAAGTTTATGTTTTCAAAATGTTTTCCAAGCTCTGTAAGTTTATTCTTTTTTATTTGGTACAAAACAAGATAATAGGAGCAAATAAAACCAAGAACATACATAAGTCCATACCAGCGAACCTTGGCAGGGCCAATGCTGAAGATAACGGGATCAATTTCCGGAAAAGTTAGCATTTTGTTTTTTCACCTAATAACGTTATATAACGAACATGAAAATCGACCTGATTGCTTTTAACTGCAGATACTCACACTCCTGTCTGGCACTTTTTTACATAAGGGGCGAGTTACGAAAACACACGCAAACAGTCCCCGCTATTTGCCAATTCACCATCAATGACCCTTATTACGACACCTTGTTGAAGATAACCGGAACAGATGCTGATGCACTCTTTTTTTCCGTTTATATTTGGAATTCAGACTATATAAAGCGCCTTATTCATGACATAAAAACAGCCGTACCAGAGATCATTATTGTCCTGGGAGGCCCACAAGCTTCTTCTCTTTTTGAAGATATCAGCCCCAAAGTCACCCTTGTGCGGGGTGAGATTGAGGGGGTTGACCCTTCTTTTTATATCGACTTAGCATTAAAAAATCTTCGTCCTCTTTATACCTGTAAACCGATGCCTCGTTTTGATTTTCCATATACAGATGATGACTTTGAAAACCAACTCAAAAATAGAAATATCTACTATGAATCTTCGCGCGGTTGCCCCTTCTCCTGTTCCTACTGCCTTTCTTCTATAAGCAAAGGAATTAACTCTACAGATATTTCAAGAGTAGAAGAAGAACTT
It includes:
- a CDS encoding prolipoprotein diacylglyceryl transferase yields the protein MLTFPEIDPVIFSIGPAKVRWYGLMYVLGFICSYYLVLYQIKKNKLTELGKHFENINFMLIVSLIVGGRLGYVFFYNFSYYISHPSEILATWQGGMSFHGAFLGTVLGGIVFCWKNKLNFWSSADVYIVTIPIGLGFGRIGNFINAELFGRVTEVPWGMIFPGGGPLPRHPSQLYEALLEGVVLFGLLWIAKDRKFPSGYMVALFLVFYGVFRSFVELFRQPDVQIGFLFDHITMGQLLSSLMILSGLFIMALRKGKSITQNQRS